One genomic segment of Brevibacillus laterosporus LMG 15441 includes these proteins:
- the yfmF gene encoding EF-P 5-aminopentanol modification-associated protein YfmF has translation MAEKAQEIAFTKSQVNGMNLHILQTEKFKSITMIVNIEQELTEENASKTALLAMVLKRATARFPEPQKLRQHLDYLYGAIFDVDVAKKGERQVLQLYMEVPNQKYVSGSQSLVEDAIEFVGDILTRPYLVNDQFDSTYVEAEKKSLTKKIESIVNDKMRYANQRITEEMFKGEPYAISAFGTIDNVTKLDAASLTDYYHQVINNNPLEIFVVGDVKEEEITALCKKHLQLPSQHKSHLNIQQVSKQVTEQKTIVDRMDVNQAKLNIGCRTNIVYKDDDYPALLVYNGILGGFPHSKLFLNVREKASLAYYAVSRLESHKGVVMMMSGIDVNNYEKAVTIIKEQMTMMENGEISQEEMDMTKATLYNQFKELLDSGRMMVDFAYNGVISGRNRDLQTLLSEIEKVNVQDVVNVAKKIELDTIYLLRDKKGGE, from the coding sequence ATGGCTGAAAAGGCACAGGAGATTGCTTTTACGAAATCTCAGGTAAATGGCATGAATCTACATATTTTACAGACCGAAAAGTTTAAATCAATTACGATGATCGTAAACATTGAACAGGAATTAACGGAGGAAAATGCATCGAAAACCGCTTTGCTTGCCATGGTGTTAAAGCGTGCAACAGCTCGTTTTCCTGAACCACAAAAGCTTCGTCAGCATCTTGATTATTTGTATGGGGCTATTTTTGACGTTGATGTAGCCAAAAAAGGGGAGCGCCAAGTCCTCCAGCTATATATGGAGGTTCCAAATCAAAAATATGTAAGCGGAAGCCAGTCATTAGTTGAAGACGCGATAGAGTTTGTTGGCGATATCCTTACTCGCCCCTATTTGGTTAACGATCAGTTTGACAGCACATATGTTGAAGCAGAGAAAAAATCCTTAACGAAAAAAATTGAAAGCATCGTTAATGATAAAATGAGATACGCAAATCAACGGATTACGGAAGAAATGTTTAAGGGTGAACCATATGCTATTTCTGCATTCGGCACAATAGATAACGTTACAAAGCTAGATGCCGCTTCACTTACTGATTATTATCATCAAGTTATAAATAATAACCCTCTTGAAATCTTTGTAGTGGGCGATGTGAAGGAAGAGGAGATTACCGCTTTATGTAAGAAGCATCTTCAGCTACCCTCCCAGCATAAAAGCCATCTAAACATTCAGCAGGTCTCTAAGCAGGTTACTGAACAAAAAACAATTGTAGATCGCATGGATGTAAATCAGGCTAAGCTAAACATAGGTTGCCGCACCAATATTGTATATAAAGACGATGATTATCCTGCTTTGCTTGTGTATAACGGGATTTTAGGTGGATTCCCACATTCCAAGCTCTTTTTAAATGTACGTGAAAAGGCTAGCTTGGCTTATTATGCCGTGTCTCGTTTGGAAAGCCATAAAGGCGTAGTTATGATGATGTCAGGTATTGATGTCAATAATTATGAAAAAGCGGTCACCATCATCAAGGAACAGATGACGATGATGGAAAATGGCGAGATCAGTCAGGAAGAAATGGATATGACGAAAGCTACCTTGTACAATCAATTTAAAGAATTGCTTGATAGCGGTAGAATGATGGTGGATTTTGCCTATAACGGAGTCATAAGCGGCAGAAACCGTGATTTACAAACCCTGCTGTCTGAGATTGAAAAAGTGAACGTGCAGGATGTTGTCAATGTAGCTAAAAAAATTGAACTCGATACGATTTATCTACTACGCGATAAGAAGGGTGGGGAATAG